The DNA window AGCCGCGAGTGCTCCTGATGCCTTGAAAGCACTCGGGCAGGATGCTGGAATCCGTGAAGCCGTCGAACGGTTTCAGGGTTGGGATTTCAGTTCGCCGACGGGCATCCGTGAAGGCTATGACCCGGATGAAGACTGGCGCAATTTGCCCGAACCATCAGCCGCGGAAATCCAGCATAGCGTCGCGGCTGCCACTTATGCCGTATGGCGGAGCCAGATGGTTCAAAACGTGATTGATACCACGTTATCCCGAGTCGGTGCCGGGTTTGCACTGCCTCCGGGAGACCTGGCGATGGGGCCGCTCCGGAATTTGCTGGATAGCTACCCGACGGCAAAAGGGAAGGGCGCTTCGGGCGTGAATTTCTTTGAAGTGACTGGCGTTTCAGACCCGGATGCCGCACGGGACATCATCATTTTGCGGAGTTTGCGCCAGGGGCTGGACTTGCTGGCCAGCCCCTTGATGGCTCCGGCGTATGCACGTTCGACCAATCAAAATGACTACCGGTGGGGACGACTGCACCGGATAACCTTTGACCATCCGTTAGGCGGCCCGTTTGATGTGCCCAACGCCGGAGGTTTTTCAAATCTGAGTACTGGTTTGCCAGGACTGGCGAAATCTGGCGGCTATGAAGTGCTGGACGCTTCGACGCACTCGGTCCGAATGTCAAACACCGGCTCTGGCACTTTTGGCGGAGGCCCGTCACGGCGCTTCGTCGGCGAAGTCACGTCATCCGGCGTGACGGCGTTCCAAATCCTGCCGGGCGGCGAAAGCGGCAACGTTGCCAGTCCATTTTATGCCAATCAGGTTGGCCGCTGGCTGACGAACAAATATCATCCGCTGCTCCTGACTGACGCTGAGGTTGAAGCCGCAAAGGTCGAGGAAGTCACGTTTACCAATTGATGGGAATAGGGTTCAGGGTTCAGGGTTCAGGGTTCAGGGTTCAGGGTTCAGGGTTCAGGGTTCAGGGTTCAGGGTTCAGGGTTCAGGGTTCAGGGTTCAGGGTTTTCGAATTTGATTTTGTTATCGTTCTCGCCGCGTAGCGGTGGCTGAATTGAGGCAGGTCGTTTACGGCCTGTAACTGCGGTTCCGGATTCCGTGATTGAAAAAATTAAAAGGGTGCACAAAAAACCCTGAACCCTGAACCCAAAGCTCTGACAGGATGACTGGCTGACAAGGTGACAGAGTGATTTTTTCATCCCTCATCCTTCATCCCTCATCCCTTTCGAGAACCCTGAACCCTGAACCCTGAACCCTGAACCCTAAATCGCGCTACAAATTGTCATCAAAAACGCTCCCTGTCGTCGCCACCAGCCGGAGAACTGCTGATTCGTGGTACATTCCCGAACCGTAAACGGCTGCCATTCCGAAGGTGAAGATTCAGAATTGGACAAGGTGACTTCGACCGAACGGGTGTCGAGGTTGAGACCCTGTTGGAGACATTTGAGCGCGCTTTCCTTGGCACTCCAGATGAGGGTGGCGGTTTGCGAGCGATTTGGTTCTGATAATGAAATTATCGAGCTATTTTCAGCTTCGGTGAAGTAATCCGCGATGAATTCCGGACTGCGCGGTTCGATCAATTCCAGGTCGCACCCGATGGCCGTTCCTGGAAGTCCAATCAAACACATTGCCAGCCCGGCCCGATGACTGAGCGAAATCGCCACCGGTGCCGGTGCTCCGAGCCGAAACGCCGCCGGAGCGCCCGTCCCGGTTGGAAGAATTTCAAAGACGGCGAGTTCCTCGGCGGGTACGGTCTCAATCGCCGTCAATTCCTGCAACGCATCTCCTGGTTTTTCAACCGTTTGAAAGAACGCATGGAGCGC is part of the Acidobacteriota bacterium genome and encodes:
- a CDS encoding 4'-phosphopantetheinyl transferase superfamily protein — translated: MSFLFFLLRSEHHVPANTRWLSERETAIADQLKFPKRRQEWLLGRWTAKHALHAFFQTVEKPGDALQELTAIETVPAEELAVFEILPTGTGAPAAFRLGAPAPVAISLSHRAGLAMCLIGLPGTAIGCDLELIEPRSPEFIADYFTEAENSSIISLSEPNRSQTATLIWSAKESALKCLQQGLNLDTRSVEVTLSNSESSPSEWQPFTVRECTTNQQFSGWWRRQGAFLMTICSAI